A genome region from Cannabis sativa cultivar Pink pepper isolate KNU-18-1 unplaced genomic scaffold, ASM2916894v1 Contig7, whole genome shotgun sequence includes the following:
- the LOC133033397 gene encoding uncharacterized protein LOC133033397 → MVQELAEPGAIDIRYNESTVSARDYLIHSRHAPDVEVEETDEGWTGPVRESGEEEEEAEGSGTDSVDDTQLNEPFSYEDLVSRVTKSDLTTFTRLNLLRLASLRPKPTQRAHLPVTNPAIIPTEDVVISIPILRCGVSVPFHPFIAAILKRYDPFQLTPNSYRTTLAFYAMYMEYVHRAPSVEEFSYFYDIKSVGLHNGFYCFSKWATSKINGVEGMVSNMGDWKSKWFYIFKVPGIRTDFSRRPNRPSRPSLDATRRETAEVLGSLPVQDRDWRLLCTTAKLREHKLIPENASLWREPVYKEPSEKQQERIDKHLSKQAPRPSSEMTFLKSAPMLNRKLKPGTAATSPITSQKRKSDVVVTPIADSSKRPAKGIQEKGKKVVIDPAARARHVLYLQERFVSDEFLSKIDKASSEELLPCAAELASQFMATFAKAFAAGPKEVELVKKHIAQLQEDIKKLKQDASSKVKELEELCKAKEQVELEAKAKIEEMSRDLETEKENGKKQYDQAVSDYIYTTLSKVPDFDFSILGAEAAEMAEAFRAMSPTPTQGGGGNLLEETEVAEVEEIENEVASKVADESVPAAPNA, encoded by the exons ATGGTACAGGAGCTCGCTGAACCAGGGGCCATCGATATTCGTTACAATGAGTCTACGGTGTCAGCCCGCGATTATCTTATTCActcgaggcatgctcctgacgtcgaggtcgaggagacGGATGAGGGCTGGACGGGCCCAGTTCGCGAATCAGGcgaggaggaggaagaggcaGAAGGGAGCGGTACTGACTCGGTGGACGACACCCAGCTGAACGAGCCTTTCTCGTACGAGGATTTGGTTTCGAGAGTTACCAAATCGGACCTCACCACCTTTACGAGGCTAAACCTGTTGCGACTTGCTTCTTTGCGACCCAAGCCGACTCAGAGGGCGCACCTTCCTGTTACCAATCCAGCGAttattcccacagaggatgtggtaataTCAATACCCATTCTCCGATGTGGGGTATCAGTCCCTTTCCATCCCTTTATCGCGGCTATCCTCAAACGTTATGACCCTTTCCAGCTAACccccaacagttatcgcacaACCCTGGCTTTTTAtgcgatgtatatggagtaTGTACATAGGGCTCCCTCGGTAGAAGAGTTTAGCTACTTCTACGATATAAAAAGCGTAGGCCTTCACAATGGTTTCTATTGTTTcagcaaatgggcgacttctaaAATTAACGGGGTAGAAGGCATGGTATCTAATATGGGAGATTGGAAATCaaagtggttctacatattcaaAGTCCCAGGGATTAGGACTGACTTTAGCCGTCGACCTA ATAGACCATCTCGCCCTTCACTCGACGCGACTCGCAGGGAGACAGCTGAAGTTCTTGGGAGCCTTcctgtacaagatcgcgactggcgattgtTATGTACGACTGCTAAACTTCGCGAACATAAACTGATCCCTGAGAACGCGAGTCTTTGGAGAGAGCCGGTGTATAAGGAACCTTCTGAAAAGCAACAAGAGCGAATTGATAAACATCTTTCCAAGCAAGCTCCTCGACCATCATCAG AGATGACTTTCCTAAAGTCCGCTCCTATGCTCAACCGCAAACTGAAACCCGGGACAGCAGCGACCTCTCCTATTACCTCCCAGAAGAGGAAAAGCGATGTGGTTGTTACTCCTATCGCAGACTCCTCCAAGAGGCCTGCTAAGGGTATTCAAGAGAAAGGGAAGAAGGTTGTGATCGACCCAGCGGCTCGAGCTCGTCATGTGCTGTACCTTCAGGAGAGGTTTGTCAGCGATGAGTTCTTGTCGAAGATTGACAAGGCATCTTCAGAGGAGCTGCTACCTTGCGCTGCGGAGTTAGCTTCACAGTTTATGGCCACGTTTGCGAAGGCTTTTGCTGCAGGGCCGAAAGAGGTTGAACTCGTGAAGAAACATATTGCTCAGCTTCAAGAAGACATTAAGAAGCTGAAGCAAGATGCGTCTTCTAAGGTCAAAGAGCTAGAGGAACTTTGTAAGGCCAAGGAGCAAGTTGAGCTTGAGGCCAAGGCGAAAATCGAAGAGATGTCTCGCGACTTGGAAACTGAGAAGGAGAACGGCAAAAAACAGTACGACCAGGCGGTCTCGGACTACATCTATACTACTCTTTCCAAAGTtccagacttcgacttctcgaTCCTTGGAGCAGAAGCCGCAGAAATGGCCGAGGCTTTTCGCGCCATGTCACCCACACCAACTCAAGGTGGTGGAGGGAACCTTCTCGAGGAGACCGAAGTCGCGGAGGTGGAGGAAATTGAGAACGAGGTGGCcagcaaagtcgcggatgaATCTGTTCCTGCTGCTCCCAACGCTTGA